Proteins encoded by one window of Bacteroidota bacterium:
- a CDS encoding CPBP family intramembrane metalloprotease, translating to MLFLSFCAGVGEELLFRGAIQPWLGIWLTALLFIFYTDLNPKDKPLLYMARFC from the coding sequence ATCCTGTTTTTATCCTTTTGTGCGGGCGTAGGGGAAGAGCTTCTATTTCGGGGTGCAATTCAGCCTTGGCTAGGGATCTGGTTGACTGCATTATTATTTATTTTTTACACGGATTTAAATCCGAAGGACAAACCCCTTTTATATATGGCACGGTTTTGTTGA